From the Anguilla anguilla isolate fAngAng1 chromosome 8, fAngAng1.pri, whole genome shotgun sequence genome, one window contains:
- the slc52a2 gene encoding solute carrier family 52, riboflavin transporter, member 2 isoform X2, protein MDMGNELEEKSKGGYSEPDSIDYLEEDTYEHGEDVLLDIVQMADYQLNSGAVTHILVALFGMGSWVSVNSLWVEVPVVVNVLPEGWNLPAYLSVLIAFGNIGPVIVTVTHYFAPKRLNEQFTIHVIQALAVVASAFLAIFWSHVVSVAGELHSLPYLLLVFVLSVFCCTSNVTFLPFMFRFPPEYIRTFFVGQGLSALFPCVVALGQGVGKLECLNSTMGNGTLEPYYFKENFPAQNFFWFLFAMLVFSGLSFLALTFQVPAQTAAEDAKGAGSSISREEVEESHPLQNGGAVGLNDQVEVVKPLAAETFWTSHNIYLLVLLGISNALTNGILPSVQSFSCLPYGTMTFHLSVILGNIANPLACFIAMFVLCRSGMVLGAVSAVGGLFAVYLLVLAALSPCPPFLGNNIGIALVVTSWIIFTGVFSYVKVVIGSLLHEAGHSALLWCGVFIQAGSLIGALSMFPLVSIYNVFKRAQDCIDNCSD, encoded by the exons TGTTCAAATGGCAGATTATCAGTTGAACTCTGGAGCTGTGACGCACATACTTGTGGCCCTCTTTGGAATGGGCTCTTGGGTCTCTGTCAACTCGCTGTGGGTTGAGGTGCCAGTGGTGGTCAATGTTCTGCCTGAAG GTTGGAACCTGCCTGCCTATCTCTCTGTGTTAATTGCCTTTGGAAACATTGGCCCAGTGATTGTGactgtaacacactactttgcACCAAAAAGGCTGAATGAACAATTCACTATCCACGTCATTCAGGCACTGGCTGTGGTGGCATCTGCTTTTCTGGCCATTTTTTGGTCCCATGTGGTCAGCGTGGCTGGGGAGCTTCACTCTCTGCCTTATCTCCTGTTGGTATTTGTGCTGTCAGTTTTTTGCTGTACATCCAATGTTACCTTCCTGCCCTTCATGTTTAGGTTTCCTCCTGAGTACATCCGAACCTTTTTTGTTGGACAGGGCCTCAGTGCCCTCTTTCCCTGTGTGGTGGCACTGGGACAGGGTGTGGGAAAGCTGGAATGCCTGAACAGCACCATGGGAAATGGCACCCTGGAGCCATACTACTTCAAGGAAAATTTTCCTGCCCAGAACTTCTTCTGGTTCCTGTTTGCCATGCTTGTATTCTCAGGCCTCTCTTTCCTGGCATTGACATTCCAAGTACCTGCTCAGACAGCTGCAGAAGATGCTAAAGGTGCAGGCTCCTCTATTTCTAGAGAGGAAGTTGAGGAGAGTCACCCTCTACAGAATGGAGGCGCGGTAGGGTTGAATGaccaggtggaggtggtgaaGCCCCTTGCTGCTGAAACCTTCTGGACATCACACAACATCTACTTACTTGTGCTGTTGGGCATCTCAAATGCACTAACAAATGGAATACTGCCCTCAGTACAAAGCTTTTCCTGTCTACCCTATGGCACCATGACTTTTCACCTCTCAGTCATCCTTGGAAATATTGCTAACCCCCTTGCCTGTTTCATAGCCATGTTTGTCCTCTGCAG GTCTGGCATGGTGCTTGGGGCGGTGTCTGCAGTTGGTGGGTTATTTGCAGTCTACCTCTTGGTTCTTGCCGCCCTTAGTCCCTGTCCTCCTTTCCTAGGTAACAATATTGGAATTGCTTTGGTG GTGACCTCATGGATTATCTTCACGGGCGTCTTCTCCTACGTGAAGGTTGTGATTGGGTCCCTACTACATGAAGCGGGACACTCTGCTTTACTATGGTGTGGGGTCTTCATCCAGGCTGGCTCACTGATTGGTGCACTGTCCATGTTCCCTTTGGTCAGCATATACAATGTTTTCAAGCGGGCACAGGACTGCATAGACAACTGTAGTGACTAG
- the slc52a2 gene encoding solute carrier family 52, riboflavin transporter, member 2 isoform X3 yields MADYQLNSGAVTHILVALFGMGSWVSVNSLWVEVPVVVNVLPEGWNLPAYLSVLIAFGNIGPVIVTVTHYFAPKRLNEQFTIHVIQALAVVASAFLAIFWSHVVSVAGELHSLPYLLLVFVLSVFCCTSNVTFLPFMFRFPPEYIRTFFVGQGLSALFPCVVALGQGVGKLECLNSTMGNGTLEPYYFKENFPAQNFFWFLFAMLVFSGLSFLALTFQVPAQTAAEDAKGAGSSISREEVEESHPLQNGGAVGLNDQVEVVKPLAAETFWTSHNIYLLVLLGISNALTNGILPSVQSFSCLPYGTMTFHLSVILGNIANPLACFIAMFVLCRSGMVLGAVSAVGGLFAVYLLVLAALSPCPPFLGNNIGIALVVTSWIIFTGVFSYVKVVIGSLLHEAGHSALLWCGVFIQAGSLIGALSMFPLVSIYNVFKRAQDCIDNCSD; encoded by the exons ATGGCAGATTATCAGTTGAACTCTGGAGCTGTGACGCACATACTTGTGGCCCTCTTTGGAATGGGCTCTTGGGTCTCTGTCAACTCGCTGTGGGTTGAGGTGCCAGTGGTGGTCAATGTTCTGCCTGAAG GTTGGAACCTGCCTGCCTATCTCTCTGTGTTAATTGCCTTTGGAAACATTGGCCCAGTGATTGTGactgtaacacactactttgcACCAAAAAGGCTGAATGAACAATTCACTATCCACGTCATTCAGGCACTGGCTGTGGTGGCATCTGCTTTTCTGGCCATTTTTTGGTCCCATGTGGTCAGCGTGGCTGGGGAGCTTCACTCTCTGCCTTATCTCCTGTTGGTATTTGTGCTGTCAGTTTTTTGCTGTACATCCAATGTTACCTTCCTGCCCTTCATGTTTAGGTTTCCTCCTGAGTACATCCGAACCTTTTTTGTTGGACAGGGCCTCAGTGCCCTCTTTCCCTGTGTGGTGGCACTGGGACAGGGTGTGGGAAAGCTGGAATGCCTGAACAGCACCATGGGAAATGGCACCCTGGAGCCATACTACTTCAAGGAAAATTTTCCTGCCCAGAACTTCTTCTGGTTCCTGTTTGCCATGCTTGTATTCTCAGGCCTCTCTTTCCTGGCATTGACATTCCAAGTACCTGCTCAGACAGCTGCAGAAGATGCTAAAGGTGCAGGCTCCTCTATTTCTAGAGAGGAAGTTGAGGAGAGTCACCCTCTACAGAATGGAGGCGCGGTAGGGTTGAATGaccaggtggaggtggtgaaGCCCCTTGCTGCTGAAACCTTCTGGACATCACACAACATCTACTTACTTGTGCTGTTGGGCATCTCAAATGCACTAACAAATGGAATACTGCCCTCAGTACAAAGCTTTTCCTGTCTACCCTATGGCACCATGACTTTTCACCTCTCAGTCATCCTTGGAAATATTGCTAACCCCCTTGCCTGTTTCATAGCCATGTTTGTCCTCTGCAG GTCTGGCATGGTGCTTGGGGCGGTGTCTGCAGTTGGTGGGTTATTTGCAGTCTACCTCTTGGTTCTTGCCGCCCTTAGTCCCTGTCCTCCTTTCCTAGGTAACAATATTGGAATTGCTTTGGTG GTGACCTCATGGATTATCTTCACGGGCGTCTTCTCCTACGTGAAGGTTGTGATTGGGTCCCTACTACATGAAGCGGGACACTCTGCTTTACTATGGTGTGGGGTCTTCATCCAGGCTGGCTCACTGATTGGTGCACTGTCCATGTTCCCTTTGGTCAGCATATACAATGTTTTCAAGCGGGCACAGGACTGCATAGACAACTGTAGTGACTAG